In Nakamurella alba, a single genomic region encodes these proteins:
- a CDS encoding ABC transporter ATP-binding protein, whose protein sequence is MSAPEQIPPAQQISPAQQRKTLRAVGVGVRYGGVVANEDVSITVEPGTIVGLIGPNGAGKTTFVDALTGFTKCVGEIRLGDERIDGLPPHRRRRAGLSRTWQSGELFASLTVAENILAAAHPMRPAMIWKDLFTRHHDDAARVERVLDMVGLPGAGGLKAGDLALGQQKLVGVARAIAGGCDIMLLDEPAAGLDSAESVQFAERIREIVKLGPGALLIDHDVAMMLSVCDTIYVLEFGRLIFQGTPDEARNDPAVIAAYLGVPMEVQDA, encoded by the coding sequence CACCGGCCCAGCAGATCTCGCCGGCCCAGCAGCGGAAGACGCTGCGCGCCGTCGGCGTGGGCGTGCGGTACGGCGGCGTGGTCGCGAACGAGGACGTCTCGATCACCGTGGAGCCCGGCACCATCGTCGGGCTGATCGGCCCGAACGGCGCGGGCAAGACCACCTTCGTCGATGCGCTGACCGGTTTCACCAAGTGCGTCGGCGAGATCCGGCTGGGCGACGAGCGGATCGACGGGCTGCCGCCGCACCGGCGGCGCCGGGCCGGGCTGTCCCGCACCTGGCAGTCCGGTGAGCTGTTCGCCAGCCTCACCGTGGCCGAGAACATCCTGGCCGCAGCACATCCCATGCGTCCGGCGATGATCTGGAAGGACCTGTTCACCAGGCACCACGACGACGCGGCGCGGGTCGAGCGGGTGCTGGACATGGTCGGGCTGCCGGGTGCCGGCGGGTTGAAGGCCGGCGACCTGGCGCTGGGTCAGCAGAAGTTGGTCGGCGTCGCCCGGGCCATCGCCGGCGGCTGCGACATCATGCTGCTCGACGAGCCGGCCGCGGGGCTGGACAGCGCGGAGAGCGTGCAGTTCGCCGAGCGGATCCGGGAGATCGTGAAGCTCGGTCCCGGGGCGCTGCTGATCGACCACGACGTGGCGATGATGCTCAGCGTCTGCGACACGATCTACGTTCTCGAGTTCGGCCGGCTGATCTTCCAGGGCACCCCGGACGAGGCGCGCAACGACCCGGCGGTCATCGCCGCATATCTCGGCGTTCCGATGGAGGTGCAGGATGCCTGA
- a CDS encoding ABC transporter ATP-binding protein — MPDVLLDLDAVTAGYNGVAAVRDLTLSVSAGEVVAMLGPNGAGKTTALLTMVGLLEPMAGSVTALGRPVRSRHTDKLVRAGVLLVPDDRGVFADLTVGEHFRMARAKADKVRLDFVLDRFPALRPLRDRRVGLLSGGEQQMLAIGKALLAEPKLLLIDEMSLGLAPKIVQEMLPGIRRLAKDENVGVVLVEQHVELALSVADRAIVLNHGRMVLEGAARDLLADRTKVQQAYFGAGGYADEEHEALPAEV, encoded by the coding sequence ATGCCTGACGTACTGCTGGATCTCGACGCGGTGACCGCCGGCTACAACGGCGTCGCCGCGGTGCGGGACCTGACGCTGTCGGTGTCCGCCGGCGAGGTGGTCGCCATGCTCGGGCCCAACGGCGCCGGCAAGACCACCGCGCTGCTCACCATGGTCGGCCTGCTGGAGCCGATGGCGGGCAGCGTCACCGCGCTCGGCCGGCCGGTCCGCTCCCGGCACACCGACAAGCTGGTGCGGGCCGGGGTGCTGCTGGTGCCCGACGACCGTGGTGTCTTCGCCGATCTCACCGTCGGCGAGCACTTCCGGATGGCCCGCGCGAAGGCGGACAAGGTGCGGCTGGACTTCGTGCTCGACCGGTTCCCGGCGTTGCGCCCGCTGCGTGACCGCCGGGTCGGGCTGCTGTCCGGCGGCGAGCAGCAGATGCTGGCCATCGGCAAGGCCCTGCTGGCGGAGCCGAAGCTGCTGCTGATCGACGAGATGAGCCTGGGCCTGGCGCCGAAGATCGTGCAGGAGATGTTGCCCGGGATCCGCCGACTGGCCAAGGACGAGAACGTGGGCGTCGTGCTGGTGGAACAGCATGTGGAGCTGGCGCTCTCGGTCGCCGACCGGGCGATCGTGCTGAACCACGGTCGGATGGTGCTGGAGGGCGCGGCCCGCGACCTGCTGGCGGACCGGACGAAGGTGCAGCAGGCCTACTTCGGCGCCGGCGGCTACGCCGACGAGGAGCACGAGGCCCTGCCGGCCGAGGTCTGA
- a CDS encoding SDR family NAD(P)-dependent oxidoreductase: MTTGEQHQESIHDGRTGPGVISAGSDLLAGRTALVTGAAHGIGAATAGLLTAHGARVLLADVDADGLAATAAALPAGSTAVLAGDLTAPGHPAEIVAAAVDLGAGELDIVVNNAGYNLNARLVEMSDEAWQAMLDIHVTAPFAVLRAAGPHLIAAAERDRAAGREVFRKVVSITSIALMGSAYQANYAAAKAAVVGLTKSLAKEWGPHLVNVNAVGFGSVDTRLTRPRDADNVLHLPGGDVRLGLSEKVMTVAAQSIPSGRVASPQEAAGAVFLLCTPWSDWITGQVLLATGGQVYGMSG, translated from the coding sequence GTGACGACCGGCGAGCAGCACCAGGAATCGATCCACGACGGACGCACGGGCCCCGGGGTGATCTCGGCCGGATCGGATCTGCTGGCCGGCCGGACCGCGCTGGTCACCGGTGCCGCCCACGGCATCGGCGCCGCCACCGCCGGCCTGCTCACCGCACACGGCGCCCGGGTGCTGCTCGCCGATGTGGACGCCGACGGCCTGGCCGCCACCGCCGCAGCGCTGCCGGCCGGGTCCACCGCGGTCCTCGCCGGTGACCTCACCGCACCCGGCCACCCGGCCGAGATCGTCGCTGCCGCGGTGGACCTCGGCGCCGGCGAGCTGGACATCGTGGTGAACAACGCCGGCTACAACCTGAACGCCCGGCTGGTGGAGATGTCGGACGAGGCCTGGCAGGCGATGCTCGACATCCATGTCACCGCACCGTTCGCCGTGCTCCGCGCCGCCGGGCCGCACCTGATCGCGGCCGCCGAGCGGGACCGCGCCGCCGGCCGGGAGGTGTTCCGCAAGGTCGTCTCGATCACCTCGATCGCGCTGATGGGCAGCGCCTACCAGGCGAACTACGCCGCGGCGAAGGCCGCAGTGGTGGGGCTGACCAAGAGCCTGGCCAAGGAGTGGGGCCCGCACCTGGTGAACGTCAACGCCGTCGGGTTCGGTTCGGTCGACACCCGGCTGACCCGCCCGCGCGATGCGGACAACGTGCTGCACCTGCCCGGCGGCGACGTCCGGCTCGGCCTGTCCGAGAAGGTGATGACCGTGGCGGCACAGTCGATCCCGTCCGGCCGGGTGGCCTCGCCGCAGGAGGCCGCGGGCGCGGTCTTCCTGCTCTGCACGCCGTGGAGCGACTGGATCACCGGCCAGGTGCTGCTCGCCACCGGCGGCCAGGTCTACGGCATGTCGGGCTGA
- a CDS encoding acyl-CoA dehydrogenase family protein, whose translation MEFEWSAEQLELRSTVRALLDRHAPVAAARRLAEHGQRQDPELWRALAESGLTALAVPEEYGGAAGPDGAGAVELCIVAEEMGRRLTGGPYLSTAVLATAALRTAGDDDCNAEHLPAIADGTSTATLAVRTGGTPARVRDGRVTGDWTGVPDGADADLLLLVAAEPDGGPSLFAVRRDNPGVTTSALEVLDGTKGLATVTLTDVPAQRVGTPGSAGAVLDAVAVTAALFLAAEQAGACAQVVQVTAEYARTRRQFGRAVGQFQGVKHRLADMSVRSENAVSAAFHAAWQPPGSPEQRTGAAVAARYATVAFSQLSRDMIQLHGGIGFTWEHDAHLYLRRARADQQLLAVYGPPVSVLEDAMLVEAGA comes from the coding sequence GTGGAGTTCGAATGGAGTGCCGAGCAGCTGGAGCTGCGCAGCACCGTGCGTGCGTTGCTGGACCGGCACGCGCCGGTGGCCGCGGCCCGGCGGCTGGCCGAGCACGGGCAGCGGCAGGACCCGGAGCTGTGGCGCGCGCTGGCGGAATCGGGTCTGACCGCTCTGGCGGTGCCCGAGGAGTACGGCGGCGCCGCCGGGCCCGACGGGGCCGGTGCGGTCGAGCTGTGCATCGTGGCCGAGGAGATGGGACGCCGGCTCACCGGCGGGCCCTACCTGTCCACCGCGGTGCTGGCGACTGCCGCCCTGCGCACCGCCGGCGACGACGACTGCAACGCCGAACACCTCCCGGCGATCGCCGACGGGACGTCGACCGCGACCCTGGCCGTGCGCACCGGCGGTACTCCCGCCCGGGTCCGCGACGGCCGGGTCACCGGCGACTGGACCGGCGTGCCGGACGGGGCGGATGCCGATCTGCTGCTGCTCGTCGCCGCCGAGCCGGACGGTGGCCCGTCGCTGTTCGCGGTGCGCCGGGACAACCCGGGGGTGACCACGTCCGCGCTCGAGGTGCTCGACGGCACCAAAGGTCTCGCTACCGTCACGCTCACCGACGTGCCGGCGCAGCGGGTCGGGACACCGGGATCGGCCGGGGCGGTGCTGGACGCGGTGGCCGTGACGGCGGCGCTGTTCCTCGCCGCCGAGCAGGCCGGTGCCTGCGCGCAGGTGGTGCAGGTGACCGCGGAGTACGCCCGCACCCGGCGCCAGTTCGGCCGGGCCGTCGGTCAGTTCCAGGGGGTCAAGCACCGGCTGGCCGACATGTCCGTGCGCAGCGAGAACGCCGTGTCCGCCGCGTTCCACGCCGCCTGGCAGCCACCCGGGAGCCCGGAACAGCGCACCGGTGCCGCGGTCGCCGCACGCTACGCCACCGTGGCCTTCTCCCAGCTCTCGCGGGACATGATCCAGCTGCACGGCGGCATCGGGTTCACCTGGGAGCACGACGCGCACCTGTACCTGCGCCGCGCCCGGGCCGACCAGCAGTTGCTGGCGGTGTACGGGCCGCCGGTGTCCGTGCTGGAGGACGCGATGCTGGTGGAGGCCGGGGCATGA
- a CDS encoding acyl-CoA dehydrogenase family protein — MTTTATPVTSPGTVPTAAQVREFVEAHLPDEWRRTLDAGDAAALERLRLDPEHGRAWYEVLGRAGLATPTWPAEYHGLGLTPADAAGIRAALADLGVGRPAADEVGIDMGGPTVLEWGTDEQKARWLPPLARGAQRWCQLFSEPGAGSDLASLATRAVPQPDGGWLVTGQKVWNSYAHIADLGMLLARTDPGRPKHHGISFFVVDMHAPGVEVRPLRQITGDSEFNEVFLTDVRLPPDALLGPLHAGWRVAISTLMSERSSISGRPSIGPGRATRLVRRALATGAWQDPLLRDRLVQLFVEERALQTTTIRASVELAHQLPGAEGSVRKLRNAELDETAGLLAADIDPDAVTAWDPSGPRPSAVDDFLQMKKISIAGGTSEIQRTIIGERMLGLPKDPDPDRDLPFDARTVR, encoded by the coding sequence ATGACGACAACAGCGACGCCGGTGACCTCACCCGGCACGGTCCCGACCGCCGCACAGGTCCGGGAGTTCGTGGAAGCGCACCTTCCCGACGAGTGGCGACGCACCCTCGACGCAGGCGATGCCGCCGCGCTCGAGCGGCTGCGGCTGGACCCGGAGCACGGGCGCGCCTGGTACGAGGTGCTCGGCCGGGCCGGGCTCGCCACCCCCACCTGGCCGGCGGAGTACCACGGGCTCGGCCTGACGCCGGCCGATGCCGCCGGGATTCGCGCCGCACTGGCCGATCTCGGGGTCGGCCGGCCGGCGGCCGACGAGGTCGGGATCGACATGGGCGGGCCGACGGTGCTCGAGTGGGGCACCGACGAGCAGAAGGCCCGCTGGCTGCCGCCGCTGGCACGGGGCGCGCAGCGCTGGTGCCAGCTGTTCAGCGAACCGGGTGCCGGGTCCGATCTGGCATCGCTGGCCACCCGGGCGGTGCCGCAGCCCGACGGCGGGTGGCTGGTCACCGGGCAGAAGGTGTGGAACTCCTACGCCCACATCGCCGATCTCGGGATGCTGCTGGCCCGCACCGATCCCGGCCGGCCCAAGCACCACGGCATCAGCTTCTTCGTCGTCGACATGCACGCCCCCGGCGTCGAGGTGCGGCCGCTGCGGCAGATCACCGGCGACAGCGAGTTCAACGAGGTGTTCCTCACCGACGTGCGGCTGCCACCGGACGCCCTGCTCGGGCCGCTGCACGCCGGCTGGCGGGTCGCCATCTCCACCCTGATGTCCGAGCGCAGCAGCATCTCCGGTCGCCCCTCCATCGGACCGGGCCGGGCGACCCGGTTGGTCCGGCGGGCGCTGGCCACCGGGGCCTGGCAGGACCCGCTGCTGCGGGACCGGCTGGTGCAGCTGTTCGTCGAGGAGCGTGCCCTGCAGACCACCACCATCCGGGCCTCCGTCGAACTCGCCCACCAGCTGCCCGGCGCCGAGGGTTCCGTCCGCAAACTGCGCAATGCCGAGCTGGACGAGACCGCCGGGCTGCTCGCCGCCGACATCGACCCGGACGCGGTCACCGCCTGGGACCCGTCCGGGCCGCGGCCGTCCGCCGTCGACGACTTCCTGCAGATGAAGAAGATCAGCATCGCCGGCGGCACCTCGGAGATCCAGCGCACCATCATCGGCGAGCGGATGCTCGGCCTGCCCAAGGATCCCGATCCGGACCGGGACCTGCCCTTCGACGCCAGGACGGTCCGATGA
- a CDS encoding acyl-CoA dehydrogenase family protein, with protein sequence MSTAHPAPATAHPEILDRMRDFIDGAVIPAEPVLRAGGPESAEVMTGLRAQAKERGLWALGHPAEIGGGGLPFLDYALVNEIIGRSWYGQAATGTISTQDSIMLHLDGTAEQKRRWLAPMVTGDVLPSVAMTEPEVAGSDPTLIRSTGELVDGEWVVNAHKWFTTGASRAGFTTVFVRTEGPEAAPHRAISAILVPMDTPGVRIDRVLHTMGSTAGDHCEISMTDVRVPADSLVGARGEGFVVGQRRLGPGRIFHAMRWLGQAQRAFELMCERANQRFAHGSLLSEKGQIQRMVADSAAEIQAARLLTLDAGRAYDLDGRATVQISLVKFWGAKVLHDVVDRAIQVFGAMGVTEDTPLEQMYREARYARIYDGPDEVHRMVVARRLLADPSRVPWR encoded by the coding sequence ATGAGCACCGCGCACCCGGCCCCTGCGACCGCACACCCCGAGATCCTCGACAGGATGCGGGACTTCATCGACGGCGCGGTGATCCCGGCGGAGCCGGTGCTGCGGGCCGGTGGACCGGAGTCGGCGGAGGTGATGACCGGCCTGCGCGCGCAGGCCAAGGAACGCGGACTCTGGGCGTTGGGTCACCCGGCCGAGATCGGCGGCGGCGGACTGCCCTTCCTGGACTACGCGCTGGTCAACGAGATCATCGGGCGCAGCTGGTACGGCCAGGCGGCGACCGGCACGATCTCCACCCAGGACTCGATCATGCTGCACCTGGACGGCACCGCGGAGCAGAAGCGGCGCTGGCTGGCACCGATGGTGACCGGCGACGTGCTGCCCTCTGTCGCGATGACCGAGCCCGAGGTCGCCGGCTCCGACCCGACGCTGATCCGCAGCACCGGCGAGCTCGTCGACGGCGAGTGGGTCGTCAACGCGCACAAGTGGTTCACCACCGGCGCCAGCCGGGCCGGTTTCACCACGGTGTTCGTCCGCACGGAGGGGCCGGAAGCGGCGCCGCACCGGGCGATCTCGGCGATCCTGGTGCCGATGGACACCCCAGGGGTGCGCATCGACCGGGTGCTGCACACCATGGGCAGCACCGCTGGCGACCACTGCGAGATCTCGATGACCGACGTGCGGGTGCCGGCCGACAGCCTGGTCGGCGCCCGCGGCGAGGGGTTCGTCGTCGGGCAGCGCAGGCTCGGGCCGGGCCGGATCTTCCACGCGATGCGCTGGCTGGGCCAGGCGCAGCGCGCCTTCGAGTTGATGTGCGAGCGGGCGAACCAGCGGTTCGCGCACGGCTCGCTGCTGTCGGAGAAGGGCCAGATCCAGCGCATGGTCGCCGATTCCGCCGCCGAGATCCAGGCGGCCCGGCTGCTGACCCTGGACGCCGGGCGGGCCTACGACCTGGACGGCCGCGCCACCGTGCAGATCAGCCTGGTGAAGTTCTGGGGCGCGAAGGTGTTGCACGACGTGGTGGACCGGGCCATCCAGGTGTTCGGGGCGATGGGGGTCACCGAGGACACCCCGCTCGAGCAGATGTACCGGGAGGCGCGGTACGCGCGCATCTACGACGGCCCGGACGAGGTGCACCGGATGGTGGTGGCGCGCCGGCTGCTGGCCGACCCGTCGCGGGTGCCCTGGCGATGA